Genomic DNA from Nitratidesulfovibrio vulgaris str. Hildenborough:
GTTACCCAGCGTCCTGCCCTGTGAAGCCCGGACTTTCCTCCCCGGGTCTTGCGACCCGCGACGACGACCTGTCCGACTCCCGATTTGCGCGTCTATTCGGCGGCGGGCGCCTCGACGCAGAAGTGTTCGCACCAGAAGATGAGGCGCTGGCAGTTGGGGCAGCTCAGAATCTGCTGGCCCTTCTGCAATTCGATGAACGACTGCGGCGGGATGGAGATGTGACAACCCGAGCAGATGCCGTTTTCGACGGAGACGATGACCGGATGGTCGAGGCGCTTGCGGATGAACTCGTAGCGCGAGAGAACGGGGCCGGGCACTTCGCTTCCGGCAGCGTTACGCTTGTGTTCGAGGGCGTCGAGCACCTGCTGTGCTTCGGCGAGTCGGGCTTCGAGGTTGGCGCGCTTCTCGTCGAGTTCTTCCTTGAGGGCGGTGTAGCGCCCTTCGATGTCGGCGAGGGCGTCGTTCTGCCTCTGCAGTTCTTCGGCAAGGGCGAGCTTTTCTTCTTCACGAGAGCGGTTGAGCTTCTCCATGGTGTCCATCTCGCGCATCATCGCGTGATATTCCTTGGTGTTGCCAACCTGCATGAGCTTGTTCTTGCTCTTCTTGATGCGCAACGTGTCGTCTTCGATCTCGTTGGCGATACGCTTTTCCTGATCGTGCAGGTGTTCAAGCTTTTCGAGGATGCGGCTGCGCTGTTCCTCGATGATGTTGAAGCGCTGCTGAAGGCTGTCCACCTCTTGCGGGGCGTTCTTCAACTCGGATCTGATGGCGTGGATTTCGTCATCGACCCTCTGCAGGGCGACGAGCTGTTCTATCTGCTTGAGGTAGAGGCTCACGGTCGTATCCTCCTCGTGGAACGTGTTGCGACCTTGCTGGTTAACCCCGCCCCCCGTCCGTGACCGGGCGGGCGTAAGCCAGCGGACGGAGCGGATCGGCAGCGGGTATGAACGTGACGCGCACGTCGGGCAGGTCTTCCTGCAACCGCAGTGCGAAGCGGCGCATCATCTCTTCTTCGAGGCTGAAATGCCCGACGTCGATGATGGGGCCTGTGGTGTCGAGAGCGGTGTGATACTTCACATCGCCCGTGATGAAAATATCGGCATTCATGGCAAACGCGTCCGATGCCAGCGAACTTCCGGAACCGGTGCAGTATCCCACCCGGCTGATGACAGGCGGCGGACTGCCGCAGAAGGTCGCCCCGTCGAGGGGAACAAGCTGCCCGACCCGGCGGATGAAGTCGTCCCACGCCATAGGCGCGGGCAGGTCGCCGAGGATGCCGATACCCCATACCTCGGCAGGGTATTCGGGCGCCATGGGCAGCATGGGCCGGTCTCCGTCCGGCAAGGCCCTGAGGGCGACTTCAAGCTGTGGCCAGTCTTCCGCGTTGCAACTCACGACGAGGTCGTCATCGTCAGCTCGGGCCTTGAGGACAGCCGGGAGGGTGGCCACGGCTGCAAGGTGTGCACCCATGCCGACGATGCGGTGCGTGATGCGCTGCCGTGTGAAGGTGGGTTCGAGGACGCGTCTCCCCTCAAGGGCGAGTTCATCTGCGAACCATGCCACCGGTCCGGCAGGATTGGCATCCAGAGAGGTGTGCGCCCCGTACAGCCAGATGTCGCGGGTGAGAAGTGTGCGCACGACCTCATGGTGTGCGTCGACGCGGTCGAGGTAGCGGGGCTGCAGAAGCAGAGGATGGTGGGCAAGCACGAAGTCCGCACCCAGCGCAGCCGCCTTGACCACGTTGTCGGGCGTGGGGTCGAGGCAGACGGCAAGCGCATGCACATCATCACGGGCCGCAGCGACTTGAACGCCGCAGTGGTCCCACGGTGCTGCAGCGGCCGGGAGGGCCGTTTTTTCGATAGTCTCAATGATTCTGCGTATTTTCATGCTTCGAGACCAAGAAAAGAGGGTGCTCTCTCCGCGGTGTGGCGGCGAAAGCACCCTGAATGGCCAGAGGTGTTCCCGTTGAGGAGTATATGCTCCAACGTAGCTGCCCCGTGCGTTCGTGGTGGGCCCAGCAGGACTCGAACCTGCAACAAATCGGTTATGAGCCGAGGGCTCTGCCAATTGAGCTATGGGCCCACGCCGTTACGGTTGAGCCGATTCAGATACCGTCATAGACCCATGCTGTCAAGACTCTGTCGTCGTGTTCCTACGGGAGGTTGCGAAGGGGCATTCTTCCTTGATGTAGCTGATGGCTGCGCGGGCGGCCTTGGCACCTTCACCGACGGCGACGGCAATCTGGAGAAAACCGCCTGTGCAGTCGCCTGCGGCAAAGACTCCAGGGATGTTGGTGCGCTGGTCGGAATCAGCGCCGAGGAACACGCCGTTGCGTTCAACGCCAAGCGTGTAGGCGAAATCGAGCGACGAGGCTTCGCCCATGGCGATGAAGAGCCCCTGTGCCTCTTCGGTGCTGCCGTCTTCGTAGCGCAACACTGACAGGGCGGGGGTGCCTTCGAGTGAGGCTATCTTGCGGTCGTCCACGGCGATGCCTGCCTCGTCGAGGCGGGTCATGAACTCCGGGGTGATGCTCGCGGCCTTGCCTTGCGTGCAGATTGAGACATGCGGGGTGTAGTGCAAGAGCTCAAGAGCCTGATTGGCGGCAAATACACCCTCTCCGAGCACCTTCACCCTGAGGCCGCGGTAGAAGAACCCGTCGCAACTCACGCAGTAGGATACGCCCTTGCCTTCGTAGTCTGCGATGTTGGAGATGCCGGGGCGCACGCGAGAGACTCCCGTGGCGAGGATGATGGCACAGGCGGCTGTCTCGCCCGCTTCGGTGGTTATCCTGAATCCACCGTCGTCGCCGTGGTGAAGCCCGAGAATGCGGTCGTCGCGCAAGACGGCACCGAAACGTTCCGCCTGCCTGCGGCCTCTTTCAATGAGTTCGCGGCCCGTGATGGTCTCGTCGAACCCGAAGTAGTTGTCGATATCGTAATCGCCCGCCACCTTGGGGGCGGAACCGAACACAAGGGTGGGTATTCCCGCGCGGGCGGTGTAGACGGCTGCCGAAAGCCCTGCGGGCCCGGCACCTATGATGACGAGGGGGCGTGTTTCCATGGTAGCTCCTGTTGTCGAATGTGGCCACACACTTCAGACATGGTAGCCTCTCTTCGTCGCTTGGCAAGGGACGAGGTGTCTTTGCATACAGGCAGAGTGACGGCTGTCGGCGGAGTCAGGGCGTGTAGGATTGTGTCAAATCTGGTCAGGTCACGCCTGATCACGCCTGATCACGCATGATCACGTCTGGGAACGTCGGGCCCGGAACCGCGCAACAGGCAAAAGGCCCGACCTGACGAGGGGGCATGCTGCACTGCGATGTCTTGGCGTGTTCCGGGCTTCTGCATGTACCCATGCGTCCTAGAGGCCAAGCTGGGCCAGCATGTCGTCGATGTTGGCCTGTGATGCGTCCCGGGTGGGTCCCTTGAGTTCCGACACCGCCTTGCGGGTTTCGGCTTCGAGCTCATCAAGGTCCCGGTCGGGTGTCTCTGCGTGGGCCTTCATGAGAAGCCCGGAGGAGAGGAACAGCTCGACCACGGTGGATTCGATGGCCTGCAGGGCCGCGACGATCTTCTTGATGCGCTGTCCCGTGAGGTCCTGAAAGCTCAAGGTCGTCATGATGGTGACGAGGTCGTCACCCAGTTGCCCATGCATGGCGCTCAACCGTTCGATGTCGTCGGGGGTGGCGGTGCCTGCCTTGAGGTTGTCGAGGATGACTGCCGCTTCAGGCTGAAGCTCGAAATGGCGTTCGACGATGTCCATGATGTCGACGGTAGCCTGTTCGGTCGTGGCGAGGATTTCGCCCAGTTGCTGCGAGGCTTCGCTGAAGAGCCTGTCGGCGTCGGCTTGCGACGGTGTGAGGGCGGGGGCTTCGGCTGGCGCATGGCTGGTCTGGGCCGCCTGGGCTATCTCTTTGTATATCTTCTGCAGCCCCTTACGCATGTCGCGGCTGAGGCGTTTGTGGAATTCGCTTTCGACAAGGGCGGAGGTGAGACTCTTGGTGATTTCACGCTCTACGGTTTCGGCTATGACGGTACGCAGGTTCTCAACCAGTGTGGTCGAAACATTGTCCATCACTTTTCGCATCAACTCTTCCTGACTGACCATGTTCTCCTCCTGCGGTGCTCATTCCTAGTCTGGCATACTCCATATCTTTAGCAGAACAGGCGGGTTGCGGAAAGGGTAAAAGCGCGGGCGGTGCACAGAAAAGACAGAATGGGAGTCCCTCTGCCGGTACAGACCGCAGGGGAGGGGCGATTATCCACGCAAAGGAGCGTCCTTGCCTGAACGGGGGGCCGACGGCATGAAGGGGCCGCCGGTGGCGGGGGCGGCGTGATGATGCGGACGTGGCGATGCGGCCGGGGCTTGGCTAGGGAGTATCCTCTGCTGGCGGGCCGCCAGAGAAGATGATGTCGCCCCTTCTGACGGTGGCGGTCTTGCACCCTGCGAACATGAAGCGCGTGCCGCCTCGCCCGGCGACCCATGCTGCATCGAGTGCCAGCAGTGTCTCCGCACGTGCCTGTCCTTCGCCCATTCGGCGCAGGACTTCCTTGAAGAGGCGAAGTCGTTCTGCCTGATGCAGTCCGGTCAGGGTGGTCTTGGGCAATCGTATGGATTCGGCACCATGTGCGGCGTCGTGCGGGGCGGAGGCTTCCCCCTCCACGTGAGAGGGTGAGGCGGGGGCTGCGCTCAAGGTCGCTGCGGTGCGGGTTTCCCAGAAGTCGGCGTCGATGTGCGCCAGTTGCCACAGGTCGCGCACCTGGTCGAGAAAGCCGGGATTCTCTGCCGTGAGAAGGGGGATGACCCCGTGCCGCATACGGTTGCGCAAGTACGTGTCGCTGGCATTGGAGGGGTCTTCTGTCCAGCTTACTCCGAGTGTGGCGAGAAAAGCCTCAAGCCTGTCCTTCTCGGTGAGCAGCAATGGGCGAAGAATCCGGCGTGCGGGGTCGCACAGGCGCATCCCCCCCAGCGCGGGCCAGCCGCAGCCGCGTACTAGACGCATAAGCACATCTTCGGCAAGGTCA
This window encodes:
- a CDS encoding zinc ribbon domain-containing protein, giving the protein MSLYLKQIEQLVALQRVDDEIHAIRSELKNAPQEVDSLQQRFNIIEEQRSRILEKLEHLHDQEKRIANEIEDDTLRIKKSKNKLMQVGNTKEYHAMMREMDTMEKLNRSREEEKLALAEELQRQNDALADIEGRYTALKEELDEKRANLEARLAEAQQVLDALEHKRNAAGSEVPGPVLSRYEFIRKRLDHPVIVSVENGICSGCHISIPPQSFIELQKGQQILSCPNCQRLIFWCEHFCVEAPAAE
- a CDS encoding Nif3-like dinuclear metal center hexameric protein produces the protein MKIRRIIETIEKTALPAAAAPWDHCGVQVAAARDDVHALAVCLDPTPDNVVKAAALGADFVLAHHPLLLQPRYLDRVDAHHEVVRTLLTRDIWLYGAHTSLDANPAGPVAWFADELALEGRRVLEPTFTRQRITHRIVGMGAHLAAVATLPAVLKARADDDDLVVSCNAEDWPQLEVALRALPDGDRPMLPMAPEYPAEVWGIGILGDLPAPMAWDDFIRRVGQLVPLDGATFCGSPPPVISRVGYCTGSGSSLASDAFAMNADIFITGDVKYHTALDTTGPIIDVGHFSLEEEMMRRFALRLQEDLPDVRVTFIPAADPLRPLAYARPVTDGGRG
- a CDS encoding NAD(P)/FAD-dependent oxidoreductase, encoding METRPLVIIGAGPAGLSAAVYTARAGIPTLVFGSAPKVAGDYDIDNYFGFDETITGRELIERGRRQAERFGAVLRDDRILGLHHGDDGGFRITTEAGETAACAIILATGVSRVRPGISNIADYEGKGVSYCVSCDGFFYRGLRVKVLGEGVFAANQALELLHYTPHVSICTQGKAASITPEFMTRLDEAGIAVDDRKIASLEGTPALSVLRYEDGSTEEAQGLFIAMGEASSLDFAYTLGVERNGVFLGADSDQRTNIPGVFAAGDCTGGFLQIAVAVGEGAKAARAAISYIKEECPFATSRRNTTTES
- a CDS encoding protein phosphatase CheZ, yielding MVSQEELMRKVMDNVSTTLVENLRTVIAETVEREITKSLTSALVESEFHKRLSRDMRKGLQKIYKEIAQAAQTSHAPAEAPALTPSQADADRLFSEASQQLGEILATTEQATVDIMDIVERHFELQPEAAVILDNLKAGTATPDDIERLSAMHGQLGDDLVTIMTTLSFQDLTGQRIKKIVAALQAIESTVVELFLSSGLLMKAHAETPDRDLDELEAETRKAVSELKGPTRDASQANIDDMLAQLGL
- the tilS gene encoding tRNA lysidine(34) synthetase TilS: MPGSPPAERNTEPAPGLRLLSAPDDLPRTLQALPSAAARLCLDVERTIKGVCDGENGEGVRNCHCVVALSGGADSTALLLILHYLRQRLGLSLSALHVDHGLRPESAAEARAAVTFCHALGIPLAVHTLTVDELAAVWRVGTEEAGRKARYDLLAAALPSPAADWICTGHHLGDLAEDVLMRLVRGCGWPALGGMRLCDPARRILRPLLLTEKDRLEAFLATLGVSWTEDPSNASDTYLRNRMRHGVIPLLTAENPGFLDQVRDLWQLAHIDADFWETRTAATLSAAPASPSHVEGEASAPHDAAHGAESIRLPKTTLTGLHQAERLRLFKEVLRRMGEGQARAETLLALDAAWVAGRGGTRFMFAGCKTATVRRGDIIFSGGPPAEDTP